Proteins encoded by one window of Actinocorallia herbida:
- a CDS encoding winged helix DNA-binding domain-containing protein codes for MTELRDFSWSEVCARRLERHGLAAPLKDARPADVAGAMAGVHAQVMSAAEVGIGMRLGTGTRQDVRDALWKERSLVKTYGLRGTVHLVPARDLALWVGALSALPLIQPRHRPDTGLTPGQTEEVVAAIREALADTELTVDELTDEVVARTGPWAGDLVMEAFQGKWPRWRQAMHLAGMRGALCFAPDRGRKAAFTDPRRSVPGFVPAAPEEALPWLVRSHLHAYGPSTPQRFAHWTNVPPAWAKELFASLGDALEPVLVEGEAAWVAAGDLAVPETAPHGVRLLPYFDGYAYRVGNQPPALLYPGEAADRARRGNFQLLLVDGTVAGRWHQRRSGRKLAVTVESFTGLSPARLDDLGRQTARLGEILEAVPTLTLGPVTTGGHA; via the coding sequence GTGACGGAACTGCGGGATTTCTCCTGGTCCGAGGTGTGCGCTCGGCGGCTGGAAAGGCACGGGCTCGCCGCGCCGCTGAAGGACGCGCGGCCCGCCGACGTCGCGGGGGCGATGGCGGGTGTGCACGCGCAGGTGATGTCGGCGGCCGAGGTCGGGATCGGGATGCGGCTCGGGACCGGGACGCGGCAGGACGTGCGGGACGCGCTGTGGAAGGAGCGCAGCCTCGTGAAGACGTACGGGCTGCGCGGAACGGTGCACCTCGTGCCCGCGCGGGACCTCGCGCTGTGGGTCGGGGCGCTTTCCGCGCTTCCCCTCATCCAGCCAAGGCATCGGCCGGACACCGGGCTCACGCCGGGACAGACCGAGGAGGTCGTCGCGGCGATCCGCGAGGCGCTGGCCGACACGGAACTGACCGTGGACGAGCTCACCGATGAGGTCGTCGCGCGGACGGGTCCGTGGGCGGGCGACCTGGTGATGGAGGCGTTCCAGGGCAAGTGGCCGCGGTGGCGGCAGGCGATGCATCTCGCGGGGATGCGCGGCGCGCTCTGCTTCGCGCCCGACCGGGGACGCAAGGCGGCCTTCACCGATCCGCGGCGGTCAGTGCCGGGGTTCGTGCCCGCCGCGCCGGAGGAGGCGCTGCCGTGGCTCGTCCGAAGCCACCTGCACGCCTACGGCCCCTCCACGCCCCAGCGGTTCGCGCACTGGACGAACGTGCCGCCGGCCTGGGCGAAGGAGCTGTTCGCCTCGCTCGGCGACGCGCTCGAGCCGGTCCTGGTCGAGGGCGAGGCCGCGTGGGTCGCCGCCGGGGACCTCGCCGTCCCCGAGACGGCTCCTCATGGCGTCCGCCTCCTGCCGTACTTCGACGGCTACGCCTACCGTGTCGGCAACCAGCCCCCGGCGCTGCTGTACCCCGGAGAGGCGGCCGACCGGGCGCGGCGCGGCAACTTCCAGCTCCTCCTCGTCGACGGCACCGTCGCGGGCCGCTGGCACCAGCGCAGGTCCGGCCGGAAGCTCGCCGTCACCGTCGAGTCCTTCACCGGGCTCTCCCCAGCCCGGCTCGACGACCTCGGCCGGCAGACGGCCCGGCTCGGCGAGATCCTGGAGGCCGTCCCGACCCTCACCCTCGGCCCCGTCACCACGGGCGGCCACGCCTGA
- a CDS encoding 1,2-dihydroxy-3-keto-5-methylthiopentene dioxygenase has product MTYLTVYTDGDTPVEVFATDDAAEIAAALKPLDVVLRHWPVVEADGDVLAAYRERVAALTEEEGFVQVDVVALGPDADPETARAARAKFLSEHTHDDDEVRFFASGSGIFYLHVGDRVHAVLCEAGDLLTVPRATTHWFDMGTAPDFAAIRFFHDDDGWVGNFTGDPIASRIPDYDTIAADRKR; this is encoded by the coding sequence ATGACGTACCTGACGGTCTACACCGACGGCGACACCCCGGTGGAGGTGTTCGCGACCGACGACGCGGCGGAGATCGCCGCGGCCCTCAAGCCCCTCGACGTCGTGCTCCGGCACTGGCCCGTGGTCGAGGCGGACGGGGACGTCCTGGCGGCCTACCGCGAGCGGGTCGCCGCCCTGACCGAAGAGGAGGGGTTCGTCCAGGTCGACGTCGTCGCGCTCGGCCCCGACGCCGACCCGGAGACCGCCCGCGCCGCGCGCGCGAAGTTCCTCTCCGAGCACACCCACGACGACGACGAGGTCCGCTTCTTCGCCTCCGGATCCGGCATCTTCTACCTGCACGTCGGCGACCGGGTCCACGCGGTGCTGTGCGAGGCGGGCGACCTCCTCACGGTCCCCCGCGCCACCACCCACTGGTTCGACATGGGCACCGCCCCCGACTTCGCCGCGATCCGGTTCTTCCATGACGACGACGGCTGGGTCGGGAACTTCACCGGAGACCCCATCGCGTCCCGCATCCCCGACTACGACACGATCGCCGCGGACCGGAAGCGGTAG
- a CDS encoding substrate-binding domain-containing protein, with the protein MKIRMAVALSLLAASAAACSQGGSEAPAASPAATSAAPAPTETAPAAFADGGLRVALVSQLSSGDYFQQLVAGAEDEAKALNIELDVSSAGGDNDKHALNLEQAVAKKADAIIVDHGFAETIQPAVKKAVDAKIPVVAFDVDPGDSEVTTLDQDDHEIAGQALGALKQDTGGTAEVLYVYVAGFEPLDRRNETWTQFKKDNPGVTQTAQIGVVNGSTAAAVADQAKAALQAHPETTSVFAPYDEFAKGATLAINELGLQGKVKVYGADISTADIGVITAPDSPWVATSATDPANVGRVAVRAAALRIAGRDLPKSVVVPPTLLTRDRLVERKITNVQQLTESFPELATPDLARVPWK; encoded by the coding sequence ATGAAGATACGCATGGCCGTCGCCCTGAGCCTGCTCGCCGCCTCCGCGGCGGCCTGCTCACAGGGCGGATCCGAAGCCCCCGCCGCCTCCCCGGCCGCGACCTCCGCGGCGCCCGCCCCCACCGAGACGGCGCCCGCCGCGTTCGCCGACGGGGGCCTGCGCGTCGCACTGGTGAGCCAGCTGTCGTCCGGCGACTACTTCCAGCAGCTCGTCGCGGGCGCAGAGGACGAGGCCAAGGCGCTGAACATCGAGCTCGACGTCTCCAGCGCGGGGGGCGACAACGACAAGCACGCGCTCAACCTGGAGCAGGCGGTCGCCAAGAAGGCCGACGCGATCATCGTCGACCACGGCTTCGCCGAGACGATCCAGCCCGCCGTGAAGAAGGCGGTCGACGCGAAGATCCCGGTCGTGGCGTTCGACGTGGACCCCGGCGACAGCGAGGTCACCACCCTCGACCAGGACGACCACGAGATCGCCGGCCAGGCGCTCGGCGCGCTCAAGCAGGACACGGGCGGCACCGCCGAGGTGCTGTACGTCTACGTCGCGGGATTCGAGCCGCTCGATCGCCGGAACGAGACCTGGACCCAGTTCAAGAAGGACAACCCGGGCGTCACCCAGACCGCGCAGATCGGCGTGGTCAACGGCTCGACCGCCGCGGCCGTCGCCGACCAGGCCAAGGCCGCGCTCCAGGCGCACCCGGAGACGACCTCGGTCTTCGCCCCCTACGACGAGTTCGCCAAGGGCGCGACGCTCGCGATCAACGAACTCGGCCTCCAGGGCAAGGTGAAGGTCTACGGGGCCGACATCTCCACCGCCGACATCGGCGTCATCACCGCCCCGGACAGCCCGTGGGTGGCGACCTCGGCGACCGACCCGGCCAACGTCGGACGGGTCGCGGTCCGGGCCGCGGCGCTCCGCATCGCCGGCCGTGACCTGCCGAAGTCCGTCGTGGTGCCGCCGACGCTGCTCACCCGGGACAGGCTCGTGGAGCGGAAGATCACCAATGTCCAGCAGCTGACCGAGTCGTTCCCCGAGCTCGCCACCCCCGACCTCGCCCGGGTGCCCTGGAAGTGA
- a CDS encoding sugar ABC transporter ATP-binding protein, with amino-acid sequence MSPVVAVSGLTKRYGGTTVLHDVGLELAAGEIVGLVGTNGAGKSTLIKILSGAVAPTGGEIRVAGARVVLRDPLAAKAAGIQTVHQDIDAGIVPGASVAENLTLDGLATGGRFVTGRGTRARARRIAEAAGFDAPLDAPAESLPPGPRQHLVIARALHRRPRLLILDEPTSSLARAEADALLDLVRGLAADGVAVLYVTHRLAEVGALCDRAVVLRDGEIGAVFPAPFDPAVLVSAMLGARFAPAAREAPVVGGPVLEATGIRALPEGTPFDLTVREGEVVGVTGLVGAGKTELLEQLFGARPLLSGVLTLDGRGHLPRDPAAAVDAGVALVAEEREAQAVVPGWSVRAHVGLPRRAARFGVLSGAAEARAAVRTIAAFGVTPADPAADFATLSGGNQQKALVGRWFDGASRLLLLDEPFRGVDVGARAEIARRVRAGAATVGVLVASADPHEVLQLADRIVVLRDGGVAGELPAAEAAPERLAALLAGAAEGEKE; translated from the coding sequence GTGAGCCCCGTCGTCGCGGTCTCCGGACTGACCAAGCGGTACGGCGGCACGACCGTCCTGCACGACGTGGGCCTCGAGCTCGCGGCGGGCGAGATCGTCGGGCTGGTCGGGACGAACGGCGCGGGCAAGTCCACCCTGATCAAGATCCTCTCGGGGGCGGTCGCGCCCACCGGGGGCGAGATCCGGGTGGCCGGGGCCCGGGTCGTCCTGCGCGATCCACTCGCCGCCAAGGCCGCCGGGATCCAGACCGTGCACCAGGACATCGACGCGGGGATCGTGCCCGGGGCGTCGGTCGCGGAGAACCTCACGCTCGACGGGCTCGCGACGGGCGGCCGGTTCGTCACCGGGCGCGGCACGCGCGCGCGGGCTCGGCGGATCGCGGAGGCGGCGGGGTTCGACGCGCCGCTCGACGCGCCCGCCGAGTCCCTGCCGCCCGGTCCGCGGCAGCATCTCGTCATCGCGCGGGCGCTGCACCGCCGACCGCGGCTGCTTATCCTCGACGAGCCCACCTCGAGCCTCGCCCGCGCGGAGGCCGACGCGCTGCTCGACCTCGTGCGCGGGCTCGCCGCCGACGGCGTCGCGGTGCTCTACGTGACGCACCGGCTCGCCGAGGTCGGCGCGCTCTGCGACCGGGCCGTCGTGCTGCGGGACGGGGAGATCGGGGCGGTGTTCCCCGCCCCGTTCGATCCCGCCGTGCTCGTCTCGGCGATGCTCGGCGCACGCTTCGCGCCCGCCGCGCGGGAGGCGCCGGTGGTCGGCGGGCCCGTGCTGGAGGCGACCGGGATCCGGGCGCTGCCCGAGGGGACGCCGTTCGATCTGACGGTCCGGGAGGGTGAGGTCGTCGGCGTCACCGGGCTCGTCGGGGCGGGCAAGACCGAGCTGCTGGAGCAGCTGTTCGGCGCGCGGCCGCTGCTGTCCGGGGTGCTCACGCTGGACGGGCGCGGCCATCTGCCGCGTGATCCGGCGGCCGCCGTCGACGCCGGGGTGGCGCTGGTCGCCGAGGAGCGGGAGGCGCAGGCCGTCGTGCCGGGCTGGTCGGTGCGCGCGCATGTCGGGCTGCCGAGACGGGCCGCCAGGTTCGGGGTGCTCTCCGGGGCGGCCGAGGCCAGGGCCGCGGTGCGGACGATCGCCGCCTTCGGCGTCACCCCGGCCGACCCCGCCGCCGATTTCGCGACGCTCTCGGGCGGCAACCAGCAGAAGGCGCTCGTCGGCCGCTGGTTCGACGGGGCGTCCCGGCTGCTGCTGCTCGACGAGCCCTTCCGGGGCGTCGACGTGGGGGCGCGCGCCGAGATCGCCCGACGGGTCAGGGCCGGGGCGGCCACGGTCGGCGTGCTCGTCGCCTCGGCCGATCCGCACGAGGTGCTCCAGCTCGCCGACCGGATCGTGGTGCTGCGCGACGGGGGCGTCGCGGGGGAACTGCCCGCCGCCGAGGCCGCGCCGGAAAGGCTCGCCGCGCTGCTGGCGGGCGCGGCGGAAGGAGAAAAGGAATGA
- a CDS encoding ABC transporter permease: MTAHALTGGNGRLAALGYRYGLLVVLAAVTVVFSLGRPAFATYDNLLIVLQSVSIVGIVAFGVTVSMAAGGFDLSVGANVGFTVMVTAFAMVRLNLTGATAVGFGLAAGLLVAAVNVLLVVVARIPDLIATLGTMFLFQGLALILTSGQSIAPGMAVGDGTAPGRFTEGFGRLGTGRVLSVPVPVLVLVLLAGAGHILLVHTRWGRALYAIGGNAEAARLAGIRVARHRALAYAVSGLCAAVAGILLTARLGRGDVGAGDAYLLQSVAAALVGFAVLGANRPNILGTAVGALFIGVVVNGLTMLDAPYYAQTFVQGALLVVSLVISFTLSPGRRR; encoded by the coding sequence ATGACCGCACACGCCCTGACCGGGGGGAACGGCCGGCTCGCCGCGCTCGGCTACCGGTACGGGCTGCTCGTCGTGCTCGCCGCGGTCACCGTGGTGTTCTCGCTGGGCAGGCCCGCCTTCGCCACCTACGACAACCTCCTCATCGTGCTGCAGTCCGTGTCGATCGTCGGGATCGTCGCCTTCGGAGTGACGGTGTCGATGGCCGCGGGAGGGTTCGATCTCTCGGTCGGGGCCAACGTCGGGTTCACCGTGATGGTGACGGCGTTCGCGATGGTCCGGCTGAACCTGACCGGCGCGACCGCCGTCGGGTTCGGGCTCGCGGCCGGGCTGCTGGTCGCGGCGGTGAACGTGCTGCTGGTCGTGGTGGCCCGGATCCCGGACCTCATCGCGACGCTCGGCACCATGTTCCTGTTCCAGGGACTCGCGCTGATCCTCACCTCGGGGCAGTCGATCGCGCCCGGCATGGCCGTCGGAGACGGGACCGCGCCCGGCCGGTTCACCGAGGGATTCGGCCGGCTCGGCACCGGACGGGTGCTCTCGGTGCCCGTCCCGGTGCTCGTGCTCGTCCTGCTGGCAGGGGCCGGGCACATCCTGCTCGTGCACACCCGCTGGGGCCGCGCGCTGTACGCGATCGGCGGGAACGCCGAGGCGGCCAGGCTCGCCGGGATCCGGGTGGCCCGGCACCGGGCGCTCGCCTACGCGGTGTCGGGGCTGTGCGCGGCCGTCGCGGGCATCCTGCTGACCGCCCGGCTCGGCCGCGGCGACGTCGGCGCGGGCGACGCCTACCTGCTCCAGTCGGTCGCCGCGGCGCTCGTCGGCTTCGCGGTGCTCGGCGCGAACCGGCCCAACATCCTCGGCACGGCGGTCGGCGCGCTGTTCATCGGCGTCGTCGTCAACGGCCTGACCATGCTCGACGCCCCGTACTACGCGCAGACCTTCGTGCAGGGCGCGCTGCTGGTCGTCTCCCTCGTCATCAGCTTCACCCTCAGCCCAGGACGGCGCAGATGA
- the mtnK gene encoding S-methyl-5-thioribose kinase, which translates to MSTYDLLDVTSVPAYIASRPRLAARVDPAAITRVREVGDGNLNLVFVVSAAAGPGLVLKQSLPYVRVDPTWPVTPDRNGFEAGALAAHGALAPEYVPALYDEDPARHVLAIEDLSDHRVWRGALNEGLRFEGTAEDLGRYVAKVAFGTSVFGLDPQIRKGELARAVNPELSGITEDLVFTEPYVEHERNRVLPGNVKDVADFAGDPAVRAAVGRAKLTFMTHAESLIHGDLHTGSVLVRAATPDRPRSTRAFDAEFAFYGPVGFDLGALWGNFLLAAVRAMVLDASTQAAWLLTLPALSWTAFETEFRALWPDRVDPRVFEDDTLESFLTKVRTDAAVFAGAKAARRVIGFAKVSDLESLTPYRRELASRQALHAARILLTDGRTTPLNTLFDRAGDTLTP; encoded by the coding sequence ATGAGCACCTATGACCTCCTCGACGTCACCTCCGTCCCCGCCTACATCGCGTCGCGGCCCCGGCTCGCGGCCCGGGTCGATCCCGCCGCGATCACCCGGGTCCGCGAGGTCGGCGACGGCAACCTCAACCTGGTCTTCGTCGTCTCGGCGGCCGCTGGGCCCGGCCTCGTCCTCAAGCAGTCGCTTCCGTACGTGCGGGTCGATCCGACGTGGCCGGTGACGCCCGACCGCAACGGCTTCGAGGCCGGGGCGCTGGCCGCGCACGGGGCGCTCGCGCCCGAGTACGTGCCCGCGCTGTACGACGAGGATCCGGCGCGGCATGTGCTGGCCATCGAGGACCTGTCCGACCACCGGGTCTGGCGCGGCGCGCTCAACGAAGGGCTGCGCTTCGAGGGCACGGCCGAGGACCTCGGGCGGTATGTCGCGAAGGTTGCGTTCGGTACGTCGGTCTTCGGGCTGGATCCGCAGATCCGGAAGGGGGAGCTGGCCCGGGCCGTCAACCCTGAGCTGAGCGGGATCACCGAGGATCTGGTGTTCACCGAGCCGTATGTCGAGCACGAGCGCAACCGGGTCCTGCCGGGGAACGTCAAGGACGTCGCGGACTTCGCGGGCGATCCGGCCGTACGGGCGGCGGTGGGCCGCGCGAAGCTCACCTTCATGACGCACGCGGAGTCCCTCATCCACGGTGACCTCCACACCGGCTCGGTCCTCGTCCGAGCGGCCACCCCCGACCGTCCCCGCTCGACCCGTGCCTTCGACGCCGAGTTCGCCTTCTACGGCCCCGTCGGCTTCGACCTGGGCGCCCTGTGGGGCAACTTCCTCCTCGCCGCCGTTCGCGCCATGGTGCTGGACGCCTCGACCCAGGCCGCCTGGCTCCTCACCCTCCCCGCCCTCTCCTGGACGGCCTTCGAGACCGAGTTCCGCGCCCTCTGGCCGGACCGGGTGGACCCCCGGGTCTTCGAGGACGACACCCTCGAGTCCTTCCTCACCAAGGTCCGCACCGACGCCGCGGTCTTCGCGGGCGCCAAGGCCGCCCGCCGCGTCATCGGCTTCGCCAAGGTCTCCGACCTGGAATCCCTCACCCCCTACCGCCGCGAACTCGCCTCCCGCCAAGCCCTCCACGCCGCCCGGATCCTCCTCACCGATGGCCGCACGACCCCACTGAACACCCTCTTCGACCGCGCGGGCGACACCCTCACTCCGTGA
- the mtnC gene encoding acireductone synthase: protein MSWIVLDIEGTTSATEAVHRDLYAYARPRLARYLTERSETPEVRAVRAAIEDDDPLAVLHDWMDRDVKATPLKTLQGLIWADGFAAGELTSHFFPDVPGALARWRREGARLAVFSSGSVASQRPWFGHSAFGDLGTGIDRYFDTVTAGPKREESSYRRIADALDDPSPLFLSDVPAELDAARAAGWRTAGVARPGEPQEHADFGAHPVLAEFAPGALPDRYAVGAALAVESARLAGLGWMRGTSGNLSRVLTRDPFRLAVTASGLDKADLTADDLAVVDATGRATGPGPRPSAEAGLHARIAEVTGADSVVHVHQLSAVRAARRHPDGVVLHDLEMLKGLGRAAHGDRVVVPVLANGQDMAEVGDRFAAAHDPAVPAVVLAAHGLYTWGPTPAAARHIAELLDWMFTYTLTD, encoded by the coding sequence GTGAGCTGGATCGTCCTGGACATCGAGGGCACGACGAGCGCGACGGAGGCCGTCCACCGCGACCTCTACGCGTACGCTCGACCCCGCCTCGCCCGATACCTCACGGAACGTTCAGAAACTCCCGAAGTGCGGGCCGTGCGAGCGGCCATCGAGGACGACGATCCCCTCGCGGTCCTGCACGACTGGATGGACCGGGACGTCAAGGCGACGCCGCTCAAGACGCTCCAGGGCCTCATCTGGGCCGACGGGTTCGCGGCCGGCGAGCTGACGTCGCACTTCTTCCCCGATGTCCCCGGCGCGCTCGCCCGCTGGCGACGGGAGGGCGCACGCCTCGCCGTCTTCTCCTCCGGCTCGGTCGCGAGCCAGCGGCCCTGGTTCGGGCACAGCGCCTTCGGCGACCTCGGCACCGGGATCGACCGGTACTTCGACACCGTCACCGCGGGCCCGAAGCGGGAGGAATCCTCCTATCGCCGCATCGCCGACGCGCTGGACGACCCCTCTCCCCTGTTCCTGTCGGACGTGCCCGCCGAGCTGGACGCCGCCCGCGCCGCGGGATGGCGGACGGCCGGGGTGGCCCGTCCCGGCGAACCGCAGGAGCACGCCGATTTCGGGGCGCACCCGGTCCTCGCGGAGTTCGCGCCCGGGGCCCTGCCCGACCGGTACGCGGTCGGCGCGGCCCTGGCCGTCGAGTCGGCGCGGCTGGCCGGGCTCGGCTGGATGCGCGGCACCTCGGGCAACCTGTCACGGGTCCTGACCCGCGACCCGTTCCGCCTCGCGGTCACCGCGAGCGGGCTCGACAAGGCCGACCTCACCGCCGACGACCTCGCCGTGGTCGACGCGACGGGCCGGGCGACCGGGCCGGGACCGAGGCCGTCCGCGGAGGCGGGCCTGCACGCCCGCATCGCGGAGGTGACCGGCGCGGACTCCGTGGTCCACGTCCACCAGCTCTCCGCCGTCCGCGCCGCCCGCCGCCATCCGGACGGCGTCGTCCTGCACGACCTGGAGATGCTCAAGGGCCTCGGCCGGGCCGCCCACGGCGACCGGGTCGTGGTCCCCGTCCTGGCGAACGGCCAGGACATGGCCGAAGTCGGCGACCGCTTCGCCGCGGCCCACGACCCGGCCGTCCCCGCCGTCGTCCTCGCCGCCCACGGCCTCTACACCTGGGGCCCCACCCCCGCCGCCGCCCGCCACATCGCCGAGCTCCTCGACTGGATGTTCACCTACACCCTCACCGACTGA
- a CDS encoding methylthioribose-1-phosphate isomerase, whose translation MPLLADSVRVTEEGVTILDRRVFPLRHRWVLCRTVEEVAVAVEEMVTQSSGPKFAATAGMVLAARDAARLGPGAAGEALREAGRRLVATRPTNNGIRDAIAAVLAVVDDRPGEELLPVVEAAAAADDRRYRDRSAALGEHAARLLPDGAKVLTHCWGDFYLMGAVEAAQKAGKRLEFVCTETRPYLQGARLTAATLVEYGYEPTVIADGMVPAALAAGLADVTLTAADRITLDGHVVNKVGTLAVALAAREFGVPYYALVHAPDPHAPGLADVAMEDRDGAEVLHVLGHRTAAEGTRGFYPAFDATPPRLVTRIVTERGVFAPDRLADHFREDA comes from the coding sequence ATGCCGCTGCTCGCCGACTCCGTCCGTGTCACCGAGGAGGGCGTCACGATTCTGGACCGTCGCGTGTTCCCTCTGCGACACCGCTGGGTGCTGTGCCGAACGGTCGAGGAGGTCGCGGTCGCCGTCGAGGAGATGGTGACGCAGAGCTCAGGGCCGAAGTTCGCGGCGACGGCCGGCATGGTGCTCGCCGCGCGGGACGCGGCCCGGCTGGGCCCGGGGGCGGCCGGCGAGGCGCTGCGCGAGGCCGGACGGCGGCTCGTCGCGACCCGGCCGACCAACAACGGGATCCGCGACGCGATCGCGGCGGTCCTCGCGGTGGTGGACGACCGTCCGGGCGAGGAACTGCTCCCGGTCGTCGAGGCCGCGGCCGCCGCCGACGACCGGCGCTACCGGGACCGCAGCGCCGCGCTCGGCGAGCACGCCGCGCGGCTGCTGCCGGACGGCGCGAAGGTGCTCACCCATTGCTGGGGCGACTTCTACCTGATGGGCGCGGTCGAGGCCGCGCAGAAGGCGGGCAAGCGACTCGAGTTCGTCTGCACCGAGACCCGGCCCTACCTCCAAGGCGCCCGGCTGACGGCGGCGACCCTGGTCGAGTACGGGTACGAGCCGACCGTCATCGCCGACGGGATGGTGCCCGCCGCGCTCGCCGCGGGCCTCGCCGACGTCACGCTCACCGCAGCCGACCGGATAACGCTCGACGGCCATGTCGTCAACAAGGTCGGCACCCTCGCCGTGGCCCTCGCCGCCCGGGAGTTCGGCGTGCCCTACTACGCGCTCGTCCACGCCCCCGACCCTCACGCGCCCGGCCTCGCCGACGTCGCGATGGAGGACAGGGACGGGGCCGAGGTGCTGCACGTCCTCGGGCACCGGACCGCCGCCGAAGGCACCCGGGGCTTCTATCCGGCGTTCGACGCGACGCCGCCCCGGCTGGTGACCCGGATCGTCACCGAGCGCGGCGTCTTCGCCCCCGACCGGCTGGCCGACCATTTCCGGGAGGACGCGTGA
- a CDS encoding GNAT family N-acetyltransferase, which translates to MTADPHPLDDPIRAALTGPHAHFAEWRGGVVRYPVDVAPFLSLPDPATDADWADAAALAGPGGLVPLVGGSAAPEGWELTMDLAGVQMTGESVAAVPDPEAVRLTPADVPEMLALVARTNPGPFRPRTITMGSYLGIRHNGRLIAMAGERLHPPGWTEISAVCTDPAHRAQGLATRLIHTLATQIRARDELPFLHALATNTPAIHLYRSLGFHLRRPTTFTAAKVPTP; encoded by the coding sequence ATGACCGCAGACCCGCATCCCCTCGACGACCCGATCCGCGCCGCCCTGACCGGGCCGCACGCCCACTTCGCCGAGTGGCGCGGCGGCGTCGTCCGCTACCCCGTGGACGTCGCGCCTTTCCTCAGCCTCCCCGACCCCGCCACCGACGCCGACTGGGCCGACGCCGCGGCCCTCGCCGGTCCCGGCGGCCTGGTCCCCCTCGTCGGCGGGTCCGCCGCCCCCGAAGGCTGGGAACTCACCATGGACCTCGCCGGAGTCCAGATGACCGGCGAATCCGTGGCCGCCGTCCCCGACCCCGAAGCCGTCCGCCTCACCCCGGCCGACGTCCCCGAGATGCTCGCCCTGGTCGCCCGCACCAACCCCGGCCCCTTCCGCCCCCGCACCATCACCATGGGCTCCTACCTGGGCATCCGCCACAACGGCCGCCTCATCGCCATGGCCGGCGAACGCCTCCACCCACCCGGCTGGACCGAGATCAGCGCGGTCTGCACCGACCCCGCCCACCGTGCCCAAGGCCTCGCCACCCGCCTCATCCACACCCTCGCCACCCAGATCCGCGCCCGCGACGAACTCCCCTTCCTCCACGCCCTGGCCACCAACACCCCCGCCATCCACCTCTACCGATCCCTGGGCTTCCACCTCCGCCGCCCCACCACCTTCACCGCCGCCAAAGTCCCCACCCCCTAA
- a CDS encoding cold-shock protein — MPTGTVKWFNAEKGFGFIAPDEGGADVFVHFSAIQSSGYRTLDENQQVSYDMVQGSKGPQAENLTFV; from the coding sequence ATGCCCACAGGCACAGTGAAGTGGTTCAACGCGGAAAAGGGCTTCGGCTTCATCGCGCCGGACGAGGGCGGTGCGGACGTGTTCGTGCACTTCTCCGCCATCCAGAGCAGTGGCTACCGCACGCTGGACGAGAACCAGCAGGTGTCGTACGACATGGTCCAGGGCTCCAAGGGCCCGCAGGCCGAGAACCTCACCTTCGTGTAG